Sequence from the Bremerella volcania genome:
GATAAACACAGCAATTGCGAGGAAGAGCGATAACTTCCAATTCCAGTGCCCGTTGATCATGTGTCCGGCAAATCCTCCGGTGGCGGTCATGCCGACCATGAACGCGCTCGAGCCAACCGCAATTTCCATGGGCACGCCGAACAGCAACACCATCATGGGAACTTTCAGTATTCCGCCACCGACTCCAACCATACCGCTGACCAGTCCCGCAGCGAAAGATACTGGTAACGCGACCGGCATGTTGACAGCATAGGATTGGTCTCCCACCGTTCGCTGCCAAACGCCGAACGCTTCGGTGCGAGCCGGGCCAAGCGCTCGAAACGACTTGACCATGAAAAAGCCGGCCACTGCCACAAATCCACTGAACAGCACGGACAACAGCGAACCCGAGAAGTAAGACGAAGAGAATCCCCCGATGAATCCTCCGAGCGTTGTCGCGATTTCCAAGACAATGGCCAACGGCCAGTCGATCCGTTTTGCTTTGCGGAACACAATCGACGACGACAAAGACATCGTCATGATTAGAAAGAGGCTGTTCGCCGCTGCCGTATGGAAGTCGATTCCGGACCAGACCTGCACAGGCGTGTAGAGCACACCGCCGCCTTGACCCAGCATCGAAAACACAACGGCCACTGCAAAGAACAAGATTGCCAGGACGGCGAACATAGCCAAGCCTTTTCGTAAGCGCGATTACAGCAGGCTACGAGTCGTAGCCTGAGCAAGGCACACAAGCCAGTCGCTTGTCTGCCAGGACACGGAGCTTGTCCACGAAAACGACTTCGCCACACCGCGCGCATCGCGCGGTGTCGAACAGCCCCTTGCGCACGGGCGGCACTTCGTCTGGAAGTGATTCGACCGCCAGAAATTCCGAGGCATCCAGTCCCATGATTCGCTCGATCAGCAGGTCGACCACTTCAGCGGGAATGTCTTGTGGCGGCACGCCGGCCTTGCGTTGTTGGACGAACCGAGATTGCAAAGCGTTCTCGAAGAAATCCGGCTTCAATGCGAGTCTCACACGGTGTCCCGACGCAACATCGATCAGCGTGAAGGCCATCTTGTTGTAGTAGAGCTTCTCAATGTTCGATTTCCCGTAGGTGCAACCAGTCGCAATCATCACGCCGTCGAGACAGCATCCAGCGGCATGACCTTTGCCGGTCTCAGCGATCACATGCAGTTTCTTGTTTCGCGATCGCGGCACGTTCAAATTTGCGCAGGCTTCCAAGCCAGCGCGAATACCAAGTGGCATGGCGGGACATTTGTGACCATGAAATTGAATTCCCCATTCGAGGAGTCCTGTTGGATCAGTCATTGTCTTTCTCCTTTGAGGAGGTGACTGCCGCGTGATATTTCGCGGCGATGTCGGTCAAATCAACCGTGGGCTTGGGAAACTGCATGTCCAAGGACTCGAGGTATTTGACCACGATCCGAGACACAATCAGGTTGCGTGACCATTTGTGATTGGCCGGCACAACGAACCACGGCGCGTGATCGGTGCTGCATCGGCTTAGCGCGTCCTCGAATGCTTTTGTATAGTCGTCCCAGTAAGGACGTTCTGCGTAATCCGCCTCGCTGATCTTCCATTGTCGTGTCGGATCGTCCAATCGCTTCTTGAACCTGCGTAGTTGTTCCTCGGGACTGATATGCAGGAAGAACTTGAGAATATGGGTGCCACTATCGGACAAGTGTTTCTCGAAAGCGTTGATGACGT
This genomic interval carries:
- a CDS encoding sulfite exporter TauE/SafE family protein, with translation MFAVLAILFFAVAVVFSMLGQGGGVLYTPVQVWSGIDFHTAAANSLFLIMTMSLSSSIVFRKAKRIDWPLAIVLEIATTLGGFIGGFSSSYFSGSLLSVLFSGFVAVAGFFMVKSFRALGPARTEAFGVWQRTVGDQSYAVNMPVALPVSFAAGLVSGMVGVGGGILKVPMMVLLFGVPMEIAVGSSAFMVGMTATGGFAGHMINGHWNWKLSLFLAIAVFIGGQIGSRISVKTDKEKLKRYFGWFLLAIAVLMLVKAFLK
- a CDS encoding FmdE family protein, coding for MTDPTGLLEWGIQFHGHKCPAMPLGIRAGLEACANLNVPRSRNKKLHVIAETGKGHAAGCCLDGVMIATGCTYGKSNIEKLYYNKMAFTLIDVASGHRVRLALKPDFFENALQSRFVQQRKAGVPPQDIPAEVVDLLIERIMGLDASEFLAVESLPDEVPPVRKGLFDTARCARCGEVVFVDKLRVLADKRLACVPCSGYDS